The following coding sequences are from one Molothrus aeneus isolate 106 chromosome Z, BPBGC_Maene_1.0, whole genome shotgun sequence window:
- the LOC136569384 gene encoding LOW QUALITY PROTEIN: serine/threonine-protein kinase PAK 3-like (The sequence of the model RefSeq protein was modified relative to this genomic sequence to represent the inferred CDS: inserted 1 base in 1 codon) encodes MEQSSGVTAGDAAVAVGRGGGSRASPGAQAQVTSAVPGENPVFGALREPRSLQWLCVFLKKRPKGRKMPSKVYLLPLQGLSMQHQAEGQCQHLLWLPLHPRKRLKRRKVLMNLPLLSAQAQSKHHQAPPPLSWHLQELQQKALKEPPVPRLASXSVSSSCIWSTSGSSGSREQLGERTEDKCLAMLKMLVSEGDPEAEYTELETIGKGGFGTVRMAVETATGEEVAIKKISLLQESGSELCLNEIQVMRGNKHANLVNYVDSYLLDEELWLVMEYMDGGSSHDVIRETRLAEGEIAAVSRECLQGLDFLHSKQVIHRDIKSHNILLGLDGSVKLADFGLAAQLTAEQSKRRSAVGTTYWMAPEIFTRKLYGPKVDIWSFGIVGIEMVEGAPPYRMKTSRTVQELISSGGRPKLQKPRQQSAWLRDFLHCCLERDEDRRWSAQELLQHPFVTSAKPTTDLTPLIMATQQFMANRRY; translated from the exons atggagcagagcagtggtgtcactgctggggatgctgctgtggctgtgggcagagggGGAGGGAGCCGGGCTTCTCCAGGGGCTCAGGCGCAG GTCACATCAGCCGTGCCTGGAGAGAATCCGGTCTTTGG agccCTAAGGGAACCTCGGAGCCTCCAGTGGCTGTGTGTCTTCCTGAAGAAGAGGCCCAAGGGGAGGAAGATGCCCAGCAAAGTGTacctgctgccactgcagggcCTGAGCATGCAGCATCA agcagaaGGGCAGTGTCAGcacctgctctggctgcctctgcacccgaggaagaggctgaagaggaggaaggtgCTCATGAACCTgcccctgctgtcagcccaggccCAGAGCAAACATCATCA agCTCCACCTCCTCTGTCCTggcacctgcaggagctgcagcagaaggcTCTGAAGGAGCCTCCAGTCCCCAGGCTGGCAA GCAGCGTGAGCAGCTCGTGCATCTGGAGCACGAGTggctcctctggcagcagagagcagctgggagagaggaCAGAGGACAAGTGCCTGGCCATGCTGA AGATGCTGGTGAGCGAGGGAGATCCTGAGGCTGAGTACACAGAGCTGGAAACCATTGGCAAAGG GGGTTTTGGCACGGTGCGCATGGCAGTGGAGACTGCCACAGGAGAAGAG GTGGCCATAAAGAAAATTAGTCTCCTGCAAGAGAGCGGCAGCGAACTGTGCCTGAATGAAATCCAGGTCATGCGTGGCAATAAGCACGCCAACCTTGTCAACTATGTAGACAG CTACCTGCTGGACGAGGAACTCTGGCTCGTGATGGAATACATGGATGGAGGTTCCTCACACGATGTTATCAGGGAGACTCGCCTGGCAGAAGGAGAGATAGCAGCTGTCTCTCGGGAG tgcctgcaaggcCTGGATTTCCTTCACTCCAAGCAAGTGATCCACCGAGACATCAAAAGCCACAACATTCTCCTGGGTCTGGACGGATCCGTCAAGTTGG ctgattttggcctTGCTGCTCAGCTGACCGCTGAGCAGAGCAAACGGAGATCAGCTGTTGGGACCACTTACTGGATGGCGCCAGAAATCTTCACCAGGAAGCTCTatggccccaaagtggacatctGGTCCTTCGGCATTGTGGGGATCGAGATGGTGGAAGGGGCGCCTCCTTACCGGATGAAAACCTCCCGCACG GTTCAAGAGCTGATCAGCAGCGGGGGCAGGCCGAAGCTGCAGAAGCCCAGGCAACAGTCAGCGTGGTTGCGAGActttctgcactgctgcctgGAGAGGGACGAGGACAGGCGCTGGTCTGCCCAGGAACTGCTGCAG CATCCGTTTGTAACATCAGCCAAGCCGACCACCGACCTGACGCCTCTGATCATGGCCACACAGCAGTTTATGGCCAACAGGAGATACTAG
- the LOC136569385 gene encoding serine/threonine-protein kinase PAK 3-like — MEQSSGVTAGDAAVAVGRGGGSRASPGAQAQVTSAVPGENPVFGALREPRSLQWLCVFLKKRPKGRKMPSKVYLLPLQGLSMQHQAEGQRQHLLWLPLHPRKRLKRGKSSTSSVLAPAGAAAEGSEGASSPQAGKCSVSSSCIWSTSSSSGSREQLGERTEDKCLAMLKMLVSEGDPEAEYTELETIGKGGFGTVCMAVETATGEEVAIKKISLLQESGSELCLNEIQVMRGNKHANLVNYVDSYLLDEELWLVMEYMDGGSLHDVIRETRLAEGEIAAVSRECLQGLDFLHSKQVIHRDIKSHNILLGLDGSVKLADFGLAAQLTAEQSKRRSAVGTTYWMAPEIFTRKLYGPKVDIWSFGIVGIEMVEGAPPYRMKTSRTVQELISSGGRPKLQKPRQQSAWLRDFLHCCLERDEDRRWSAQELLQHPFVTSAKPTSDLTPLIMATQQFMANRRY, encoded by the exons atggagcagagcagtggtgtcactgctggggatgctgctgtggctgtgggcagaggCGGAGGGAGCCGGGCTTCTCCAGGGGCTCAGGCGCAG GTCACATCAGCCGTGCCTGGAGAGAATCCGGTCTTTGG agccCTAAGGGAACCTCGGAGCCTCCAGTGGCTGTGTGTCTTCCTGAAGAAGAGGCCCAAGGGGAGGAAGATGCCCAGCAAAGTGTacctgctgccactgcagggcCTGAGCATGCAGCATCA agcagaaGGGCAGCGTCAGcacctgctctggctgcctctgcacccgaggaagaggctgaagagggGGAAG agCTCCACCTCCTCTGTCCTggcacctgcaggagctgcagcagaaggcTCTGAAGGAGCCTCCAGTCCCCAGGCTGGCAAGTGCAGCGTGAGCAGCTCGTGCATCTGGAGCACGAGTagctcctctggcagcagagagcagctgggagagaggaCAGAGGACAAGTGCCTGGCCATGCTGA AGATGCTGGTGAGCGAGGGAGATCCTGAGGCTGAGTACACAGAGCTGGAAACCATTGGCAAAGG GGGTTTCGGCACGGTGTGCATGGCAGTGGAGACTGCCACAGGAGAAGAG GTGGCCATAAAGAAAATTAGTCTCCTGCAAGAGAGCGGCAGCGAACTGTGCCTGAATGAAATCCAGGTCATGCGTGGCAATAAGCACGCCAACCTTGTCAACTATGTAGACAG CTACCTGCTGGACGAGGAACTCTGGCTCGTGATGGAATACATGGACGGAGGTTCCTTACACGATGTCATCAGGGAGACTCGCCTGGCAGAAGGAGAGATAGCAGCTGTCTCTCGGGAG tgcctgcaaggcCTGGATTTCCTTCACTCCAAGCAAGTGATCCACCGAGACATCAAAAGCCACAACATTCTCCTGGGTCTGGATGGATCCGTCAAGTTGG ctgattttggcctTGCTGCTCAGCTGACCGCTGAGCAGAGCAAACGGAGATCAGCTGTTGGGACCACTTACTGGATGGCGCCAGAAATCTTCACCAGGAAGCTCTatggccccaaagtggacatctGGTCCTTTGGCATTGTGGGGATCGAGATGGTGGAAGGGGCGCCTCCTTACCGGATGAAAACCTCCCGCACG GTTCAAGAGCTGATCAGCAGTGGGGGCAGGCCGAAGCTGCAGAAGCCCAGGCAACAGTCGGCGTGGTTGCGAGActttctgcactgctgcctgGAGAGGGACGAGGACAGGCGCTGGTCTGCCCAGGAACTGCTGCAG CATCCGTTTGTAACATCAGCCAAGCCGACCTCCGACCTGACGCCTCTGATCATGGCCACGCAGCAGTTTATGGCCAACAGGAGATACTAG